The following coding sequences are from one Diabrotica virgifera virgifera chromosome 2, PGI_DIABVI_V3a window:
- the LOC126880737 gene encoding uncharacterized protein LOC126880737: MGNLEILGTLEEGKKPVEINEFAKNIIRRKIHGFFFKKEIPNLNKILQEVKDDPDLPNIGRTKLWEVLKELNFRWEKSDRKSVLIDREEIICWRRHYLRSIRKFRAEGRPIYYQDETWVNAGHTLTKIWSDKNILSSRQAFIEGWSTSISPPSGKDSRLIISHLGSEKGFLRDGLLEFQSKSTKDYHEEMTADVFEEYFEQMIEHIPPNSIIVLDNAPYHSRLVERLPTTAWKKQDVLDCLRNKSLTYEDGMVKAELLKIARQHKSKYKKYVVDKMAERRNITVLRLPPYHCEINPIKLIWAQNERLCG; the protein is encoded by the exons atGGGTAATTTGGAAATTCTAG GAACACTTGAAGAGGGGAAAAAGCCTGTTGAaattaatgaatttgccaaaaataTTATTAGAAGGAAAATTCacggattttttttcaaaaaggaaATACCCAACCTtaacaaaattttacaagaagTTAAAGACGATCCTGATTTGCCTAATATCGGACGAACCAAACTGTGGGAAgttttaaaagaattaaatttccGGTGGGAGAAATCAGACCGAAAATCAGTTTTGATTGACCGCGAAGAGATAATATGTTGGAGAAGACATTATCTAAGATCCATACGAAAATTCCGGGCTGAAGGAAGGCCAATCTACTATCAGGACGAAACTTGGGTAAATGCAGGTCATACTCTAACAAAAATTTGGtcagataaaaatatattaaGCTCCAGGCAAGCGTTTATAGAAGGTTGGTCTACTAGTATTTCCCCACCCTCTGGTAAAGATAGTAGATTAATAATTTCTCACCTTGGCAGTGAAAAAGGATTTCTTAGGGACGGTTTGTTGGAATTTCAATCCAAAAGCACAAAAGATTATCACGAGGAGATGACAGCTGATGTTTTCGAAGAGTATTTTGAGCAGATGATTGAACATATACCACCAAATTCAATTATAGTATTAGACAATGCACCTTATCATTCAAGACTAGTAGAAAGACTTCCAACGACTGCGTGGAAGAAACAAGATGTCCTTGACTGCCTGAGGAATAAGTCTCTGACTTACGAAGATGGAATGGTTAAAGCGGAACTTTTAAAAATTGCCCGGCAACACAAATCTAAGTACAAGAAATATGTAGTTGACAAAATGGCGGAAAGGCGAAACATCACAGTCCTTAGACTTCCACCCTACCACTGTGAAATAAATCCAATTAAACTCATTTGGGCCCAAAATGAAAGGTTATGTGGCTAg